ACCTCATGTAGGTGCTTGAGGAATTATCAAGAGAATCATCAACTCAGCTTTGGCATATACTTAAAAGAGTAGGCTGCAAAATGTTCTCCACCATGTTATCATGAATGGGTTCATTGTGTGTTTCCATGCAGATGCCCCAGTAAATGTGACAGTTGAGCACAAGTCAAATGTGAAGGAGGGAGAAGATGTGCAGCTGCGATGCTCCAGTGACGCTCACCCTCGTGCCAGCAGCTATCAGTGGCATAATGAAACTGGTGCTCAGCTGCATCAAGGAAACGTCTACATGCTGCCAAACATATCTAGACACACAGGAGCTCTGTACTGTACTGTCATCAATACAGTAGGACGAGGCAATTCAAACCCTGTGCAGCTCAATGTGTTATGTAAGTAAACACATTAAGCTGTAAAAACAAGGACAGagttttcatttaaacacatgtataaaaagtaatatgaTAAAGGAGGACTAACTCATAACTCCATTCCTTGTGCTTACAGTTGCCCCTGAGATCAAGACGGCTTCTTCCTGCTCCTCAGAGGAAGATAtggtaaagtgtgtgtgcattgtggAGTCCAAGCCTCCCAGCATGGTCTATTTTTTGCTTTCTGACAGAGTCTTGCCAAGCACCGAGGTAGAGAAACATGGCTTTGTAACCATTGGGACTCTGCAGGCAAAGTTTGAATCTTCTGAACCCGTCTGTCTGGCAAACAACACCCTGGGCAATGCCAACCTCACACTCCCTTTACCTAAAAgtaaggacttttttttttaattttcagaagTGCATGAGATTTGACTGAAGACTGAAGGAAGGAACTTTGTATTGAGAAAGagtaaaattacattacatggtTTCTGTTTGGACAGATAAGATGCTGAATCTTTATATTATCATCGCTTCTGGAGCAGGCGGGATTTTGGTGATGCTTTTAATAATAGCAATAGTTGTTAAAAATTGGTAAGTGGAATGTGATTGCTGTTAGAGATTTAAAAGATATGtacatttaaattgaataaacCCTTGTGAACAGACACCAGGAAAATACATTGTTAGATTTCAGGTTCCTTAACGAAACACCATTATTCTGCCAGCAGGGGGAGGTCTAAGGATGCACCAACACCTCGCATGAGCtcactgaaaactgaaaacactgatAAAGATGTGGTGCTCCCTCAGTATGCCCcaacaaaaaggttttagtAATTTACCTCAGTTTAAACAAACATATCAATGTCAAAAGTTAAACCTTGCATActgaatgtgtaaaaataaacatttgcattCTGTCCTCAGAATAGAAAGGCCATATGAGGATGTACAGTGCTTTGACACTTACGTCGATGATCATGTGTATGGCAACATGGAGgtctgtacatttttttcattcctttgtTGTTTCCTTTAATGAGAGAAGAGAGTGAGTTAATCTTGTTTCCTATACAGACAGACTGCGATGAAGCAGTGTATGCCAATGTGTAACATTGTTGAACTCGTTTGAGGAACAGCGCCATCTGATGTGGATC
The genomic region above belongs to Etheostoma cragini isolate CJK2018 chromosome 6, CSU_Ecrag_1.0, whole genome shotgun sequence and contains:
- the LOC117946913 gene encoding sialoadhesin-like isoform X2; its protein translation is MDSLKWTLFFVFLCFKVSQTEGSSWTIKLPSSVKGLPGSCVVIPCSFNYPEPSMGVNEFTGMWYEGTHELIYHPDKSKRKQDYRSRTELLGNIGQKNCSLKIDRLQQSDQGPFYFRIEMEGYEKYSYKDNTVSITMSEPNPIQFSMKEKIVEGDKVFASCSVSHSCPTSPPVFTWSHIGDIDFQAERLDNGQWTAKSTLNFRATSADHNKSLQCTVTYDGGRQDKKSRDLKVNYAPVNVTVEHKSNVKEGEDVQLRCSSDAHPRASSYQWHNETGAQLHQGNVYMLPNISRHTGALYCTVINTVGRGNSNPVQLNVLFAPEIKTASSCSSEEDMVKCVCIVESKPPSMVYFLLSDRVLPSTEVEKHGFVTIGTLQAKFESSEPVCLANNTLGNANLTLPLPKNKMLNLYIIIASGAGGILVMLLIIAIVVKNWGRSKDAPTPRMSSLKTENTDKDVVLPQYAPTKRIERPYEDVQCFDTYVDDHVYGNMETDCDEAVYANV
- the LOC117946913 gene encoding sialoadhesin-like isoform X1, with the protein product MDSLKWTLFFVFLCFKVSQTEGSSWTIKLPSSVKGLPGSCVVIPCSFNYPEPSMGVNEFTGMWYEGTHELIYHPDKSKRKQDYRSRTELLGNIGQKNCSLKIDRLQQSDQGPFYFRIEMEGYEKYSYKDNTVSITMSEPNPIQFSMKEKIVEGDKVFASCSVSHSCPTSPPVFTWSHIGDIDFQAERLDNGQWTAKSTLNFRATSADHNKSLQCTVTYDGGRQDKKSRDLKVNYAPVNVTVEHKSNVKEGEDVQLRCSSDAHPRASSYQWHNETGAQLHQGNVYMLPNISRHTGALYCTVINTVGRGNSNPVQLNVLFAPEIKTASSCSSEEDMVKCVCIVESKPPSMVYFLLSDRVLPSTEVEKHGFVTIGTLQAKFESSEPVCLANNTLGNANLTLPLPKNKMLNLYIIIASGAGGILVMLLIIAIVVKNCRGRSKDAPTPRMSSLKTENTDKDVVLPQYAPTKRIERPYEDVQCFDTYVDDHVYGNMETDCDEAVYANV